The following coding sequences lie in one Desmodus rotundus isolate HL8 chromosome 1, HLdesRot8A.1, whole genome shotgun sequence genomic window:
- the SIGMAR1 gene encoding sigma non-opioid intracellular receptor 1 isoform X2 produces the protein MQWAVGRRWVWAALLLAAAAILAQIVWLWLGTQSFVFQHEEIAQLARQYAGLDHELAFSRLIVELRRLHPGHVLPDEELQWVFVNAGGWMGAMCLLHASLSEYVLLFGTALGSGGHSGRYWAEISDTIISGTFHQWREGTTKSEVFYPGKPAAVLGGQSGMRSSLVARST, from the exons ATGCAGTGGGCCGTGGGTCGGCGGTGGGTGTGGGCCGCGCTGCTTCTGGCTGCCGCAGCTATACTAGCTCAGATTGTCTGGCTCTGGCTGGGCACGCAGAGCTTCGTCTTCCAGCACGAAGAGATCGCGCAGCTGGCGCGGCAGTACGCGG GGCTGGACCACGAGCTTGCCTTCTCTCGGCTCATCGTGGAGCTGCGGCGGCTGCACCCAGGCCACGTGCTGCCCGACGAGGAACTGCAGTGGGTGTTCGTGAACGCGGGCGGCTGGATGGGCGCCATGTGCCTTCTGCATGCCTCACTGTCCGAGTACGTGCTGCTCTTCGGCACCGCCCTCGGCTCTGGCGGCCACTCTG GACGCTATTGGGCCGAGATCTCCGACACCATAATCTCTGGCACCTTCCACCAGTGGAGAGAGGGCACTACCAAAAGTGAGGTCTTCTACCCAG GCAAACCAGCTGCTGTGTTGGGAGGACAGTCAGGCATGAGGTCCTCTCTTGTAGCAAGGTCCACCTGA
- the SIGMAR1 gene encoding sigma non-opioid intracellular receptor 1 isoform X1, translating into MQWAVGRRWVWAALLLAAAAILAQIVWLWLGTQSFVFQHEEIAQLARQYAGLDHELAFSRLIVELRRLHPGHVLPDEELQWVFVNAGGWMGAMCLLHASLSEYVLLFGTALGSGGHSGRYWAEISDTIISGTFHQWREGTTKSEVFYPGETVVHGPGEATAVEWGPNTWMVEYGRGVIPSTLAFALADTVFSTQDFLTLFYTLRAYARALRLELTTYLFGQDP; encoded by the exons ATGCAGTGGGCCGTGGGTCGGCGGTGGGTGTGGGCCGCGCTGCTTCTGGCTGCCGCAGCTATACTAGCTCAGATTGTCTGGCTCTGGCTGGGCACGCAGAGCTTCGTCTTCCAGCACGAAGAGATCGCGCAGCTGGCGCGGCAGTACGCGG GGCTGGACCACGAGCTTGCCTTCTCTCGGCTCATCGTGGAGCTGCGGCGGCTGCACCCAGGCCACGTGCTGCCCGACGAGGAACTGCAGTGGGTGTTCGTGAACGCGGGCGGCTGGATGGGCGCCATGTGCCTTCTGCATGCCTCACTGTCCGAGTACGTGCTGCTCTTCGGCACCGCCCTCGGCTCTGGCGGCCACTCTG GACGCTATTGGGCCGAGATCTCCGACACCATAATCTCTGGCACCTTCCACCAGTGGAGAGAGGGCACTACCAAAAGTGAGGTCTTCTACCCAG GGGAGACAGTGGTGCATGGGCCTGGTGAGGCAACAGCTGTGGAGTGGGGGCCAAACACATGGATGGTGGAGTACGGCCGGGGTGTCATCCCATCTACCCTGGCCTTCGCACTGGCTGACACAGTCTTCAGCACCCAGGACTTCCTCACCCTCTTCTACACTCTTCGCGCCTATGCTAGGGCCCTCCGGCTTGAGCTCACTACCTACCTCTTCGGCCAGGACCCCTGA